One stretch of Riemerella columbina DNA includes these proteins:
- a CDS encoding ExbD/TolR family protein, whose product MELKRRNKASAEFSMASMTDIIFLLLVFFMITSSAISQSAIEVKLPQASETSVANQEPTTVTISAEGKYFINDKEIPKEAVEAQLAQILANEAQPAFTIRADENTKHKDVVYLMEIAEKNKYNIAIATVQER is encoded by the coding sequence ATGGAACTCAAACGACGAAATAAAGCCAGCGCAGAGTTTAGTATGGCATCTATGACGGATATCATCTTCCTCCTTTTGGTCTTTTTTATGATTACCTCTTCCGCCATTAGCCAGAGTGCTATTGAGGTCAAATTGCCACAAGCCTCGGAAACTTCTGTTGCCAACCAAGAGCCTACCACGGTAACCATATCTGCCGAGGGGAAATATTTTATCAATGATAAAGAAATCCCAAAAGAAGCCGTAGAAGCCCAATTGGCACAGATATTAGCCAATGAAGCACAGCCTGCATTTACCATAAGAGCCGATGAAAACACCAAACACAAAGATGTGGTTTACCTTATGGAAATCGCTGAGAAAAACAAGTATAACATCGCTATAGCTACTGTACAAGAGCGATAA
- a CDS encoding SufE family protein, whose protein sequence is MTIKEKQQELIEEFAFLEDWEQKYEYLIDLGKALKPLSEAQKKEENLIKGCQSKVWIDAALENDKVQLYADSDGILPKGIVAMLLSIYNDQSPKEILESDFNFISEIGLQEFLSPSRANGLMAMTKQIKLYALAFQTQV, encoded by the coding sequence ATGACGATAAAAGAAAAACAACAAGAACTCATAGAAGAATTTGCCTTTTTAGAAGACTGGGAGCAAAAATACGAATACCTGATCGACTTAGGTAAAGCCTTAAAACCACTTTCGGAAGCTCAAAAAAAAGAAGAAAACCTGATAAAAGGTTGCCAATCTAAAGTGTGGATAGATGCCGCATTAGAAAATGATAAAGTACAGCTCTATGCGGATTCTGATGGCATTTTGCCCAAGGGCATCGTGGCGATGTTGCTATCCATTTATAACGACCAAAGCCCCAAAGAGATTTTAGAGTCGGATTTTAATTTTATTTCAGAAATAGGCTTGCAGGAATTCCTTTCGCCTTCTCGTGCCAATGGACTTATGGCGATGACCAAACAGATTAAACTCTATGCCTTAGCCTTTCAAACCCAAGTGTAG
- the rsmI gene encoding 16S rRNA (cytidine(1402)-2'-O)-methyltransferase, which produces MSGILYFVPTPIGNLEDMTFRAIKVLKMVDYILCEDTRTSGVLLKHYEISKPLKSYHLHNEHQSTEKVISDLKNGQNIAIITDAGTPGISDPGYLLARACRDQNVEMICLPGATALVPALVVSGLPNNEFLFVGFLPAKKGRQTKLKQLAEERRTLVLYESPHKINTTLEQIKTFFGDDTEVSLSREISKKFEETLRGTIDEVIALSKTKTLKGEIVLVIHKKG; this is translated from the coding sequence ATGAGTGGCATTTTATATTTCGTTCCTACGCCCATCGGCAATTTAGAGGATATGACCTTCCGAGCCATTAAGGTTTTGAAAATGGTAGACTACATTCTCTGTGAGGATACCCGCACTTCTGGCGTGTTGCTCAAGCATTACGAAATCTCTAAACCGCTGAAATCTTATCACTTACACAATGAGCACCAGAGCACGGAGAAGGTAATTTCGGATTTGAAAAATGGACAAAATATCGCTATTATTACCGATGCGGGCACTCCAGGAATCTCAGACCCTGGTTATCTTTTGGCGCGGGCTTGTAGAGACCAAAATGTGGAGATGATTTGCTTGCCTGGTGCTACGGCACTGGTGCCTGCGTTGGTAGTATCGGGGTTGCCCAATAATGAATTTTTATTTGTTGGATTTCTGCCAGCCAAGAAAGGCCGCCAAACTAAACTGAAGCAACTTGCTGAGGAGCGCCGCACGCTGGTGTTGTATGAAAGTCCACATAAAATCAACACCACTTTGGAGCAAATTAAAACTTTTTTTGGTGATGATACGGAAGTGAGCCTCAGCCGAGAGATTTCTAAAAAATTTGAAGAAACCCTGCGCGGCACCATAGATGAGGTTATTGCCCTCTCTAAAACCAAAACCCTAAAAGGCGAAATCGTATTGGTGATTCATAAGAAGGGGTAA
- a CDS encoding tRNA-(ms[2]io[6]A)-hydroxylase has product MFKLKLPTDPRWANIAEGNIEEILTDHAWCEQKAASNAIMLVTMLPEYPDIVTELLEIAQEELQHFQQVHNIIKARGYQLGRARKDDYVNDLLKFVVQGTREEFIIDRMLFAAMIEARSCERFKVLTENIKDEELKTFYRELMISEANHYTTFIGFARQLGNPEQVNQRWEEWLNYEAQVIQSYGKKETIHG; this is encoded by the coding sequence ATGTTCAAATTAAAACTACCCACAGACCCTCGCTGGGCGAATATCGCGGAGGGCAATATTGAAGAAATCCTAACAGACCACGCTTGGTGCGAGCAAAAAGCCGCCTCTAACGCTATTATGCTGGTAACAATGCTACCCGAATACCCTGATATTGTAACCGAACTTTTAGAAATTGCACAAGAGGAATTGCAACATTTTCAGCAAGTTCACAACATCATTAAAGCCCGTGGCTATCAGCTGGGGCGTGCTCGGAAAGATGATTATGTGAATGATTTGCTCAAATTTGTGGTACAAGGCACCCGAGAGGAGTTCATCATTGACCGAATGCTCTTTGCCGCTATGATAGAAGCTCGCAGCTGCGAGCGTTTCAAGGTACTCACCGAAAATATTAAAGATGAAGAGCTTAAAACTTTCTACCGAGAGCTGATGATCTCCGAAGCCAACCATTATACTACTTTTATCGGCTTTGCGCGCCAACTTGGCAACCCTGAACAAGTGAACCAACGCTGGGAAGAGTGGCTCAACTACGAAGCCCAAGTCATCCAATCTTATGGCAAAAAAGAAACCATTCACGGTTAA
- a CDS encoding TonB-dependent receptor gives MKHRFLFFFLIWCSSVAYAQTVISGKISNSEGEVLPSASITVEEVGKSGIIAYTLSNNKGNYQLKINTDAVQLKFIVKAFNHQSQTQEVANKPQTLNFKLKTQATEIKEVKLKTRMITKRGDTITYDLKAFESKSDRTLADVLKKLPGVEVNKDGTILYQGEPLNKFYVNGKDLMEGGYGTVNNALPKDAVQKVEILENHQPVKILQDKVPSDKAAINIKLKKKVTMTGRGEVAAGASPLLWNVKLTPMFFGQKNQWVVNYKANNTGESVENEGRILSFGSRWEGMRKNISQEDWIGVETAATPSLPEKRYLMNNVHYFSANLLTSPFKNKEWELKANASYTNNAIEREDLQETTFGTETYAVQRQNHFYTNHAKGELVFTKNAKKGFFKNITTWNGFWNTDNADVDKRELTGDRHAEQRNSAPTVSFQNSLSTVVPVGEKLVNAMSYISFKNDRQTLTSTPAIYSTNKLPNAQNYQKLEQNLNIKTAEINHSASVGFSMGKWTVTPELALNMSFNQMNSELFGFNGNTAFSFGQDYQNDMSWNELNPSTRLMINYKSNRFSLHFNAPFNFYGITYKDQLRQGKDRDINRTVFEPSFFFNYDFASFWKIRGYGRVNYGFGTFGSLYEGFMMTNPDYFTNKAPQNNLMPENLSKSIGSTLEYRNPLNNLFFNVRYNYGTNKKNLITAVTRNGASFLSEVRAYDNTAVSQSESAEVGKYFPKLKSNLSLNFKNSDSESISMLNNDLIYNKNNVQSFGAKFNNTFFSWLSVDYNISMSWNKNKNATTNSVYQSSSWNHTLAAFFYPMDNHTIGFNWDDNTSKTEGNQYRNSFFDLSYQYTWSKRKIDFELKWLNIGNKKYYETVSVSSSDNSIRRTLINIRPSQLMLGIKFNFK, from the coding sequence ATGAAACACAGATTTCTATTCTTTTTCTTAATATGGTGCAGTAGTGTGGCGTACGCACAAACCGTTATTTCTGGAAAAATCAGCAACAGCGAAGGCGAGGTGCTCCCCAGTGCCAGCATCACCGTAGAAGAGGTGGGTAAGAGCGGCATTATCGCTTATACACTTTCTAATAACAAAGGGAATTATCAGCTTAAAATCAATACCGATGCGGTACAGCTGAAGTTCATTGTCAAAGCCTTTAACCACCAGTCGCAGACGCAAGAGGTAGCGAATAAACCTCAAACACTTAATTTTAAACTCAAAACCCAAGCCACAGAAATCAAAGAGGTAAAGCTCAAAACCCGAATGATTACCAAGCGTGGCGATACCATTACCTATGACCTGAAGGCCTTTGAAAGCAAAAGCGACAGAACTTTAGCCGATGTTTTGAAAAAACTCCCAGGAGTGGAGGTCAATAAAGATGGCACCATCCTCTACCAAGGCGAGCCACTCAATAAATTCTATGTGAATGGTAAAGATTTGATGGAAGGCGGCTATGGTACGGTTAATAATGCCCTTCCGAAAGATGCCGTTCAGAAAGTGGAAATCTTGGAAAACCACCAACCAGTAAAAATTCTGCAAGACAAAGTACCTTCGGATAAAGCCGCCATCAACATTAAACTTAAAAAGAAAGTAACAATGACGGGGAGAGGAGAAGTTGCCGCTGGTGCCTCGCCATTGCTGTGGAATGTGAAGCTCACACCGATGTTTTTTGGTCAGAAAAATCAATGGGTGGTTAATTATAAAGCCAATAACACGGGCGAAAGTGTGGAAAATGAAGGGCGCATCCTTTCGTTTGGTAGCCGCTGGGAGGGGATGAGAAAAAACATCTCTCAAGAAGATTGGATCGGCGTGGAAACTGCCGCAACCCCGAGTTTGCCAGAAAAGCGTTATTTAATGAACAATGTGCATTATTTTTCTGCCAACCTCCTAACCTCGCCGTTTAAGAACAAAGAATGGGAGCTGAAAGCCAATGCCAGCTATACCAATAATGCCATAGAGCGAGAGGATTTGCAGGAAACCACTTTCGGTACAGAAACTTATGCGGTGCAGCGCCAAAACCACTTCTACACCAACCACGCCAAGGGAGAGTTGGTCTTTACAAAGAATGCTAAAAAAGGGTTCTTCAAAAATATTACCACATGGAACGGCTTCTGGAATACCGATAATGCCGATGTGGATAAACGAGAGCTAACAGGCGACCGCCACGCAGAACAGCGCAATAGTGCTCCTACGGTATCATTCCAAAACTCGCTGAGCACCGTGGTGCCTGTGGGGGAGAAGTTGGTCAACGCGATGTCTTACATCAGTTTTAAAAATGATCGACAAACGCTGACTTCCACGCCCGCAATCTACTCTACAAATAAACTGCCCAATGCTCAGAATTATCAAAAATTAGAGCAAAATTTAAACATCAAAACGGCAGAAATCAACCATTCGGCATCGGTGGGCTTTAGTATGGGCAAATGGACAGTAACGCCAGAATTGGCATTGAATATGAGCTTCAATCAAATGAATTCTGAACTTTTCGGATTTAATGGTAATACAGCCTTTTCATTTGGACAAGATTATCAGAATGATATGTCTTGGAATGAGCTCAACCCAAGCACGCGCCTTATGATCAATTATAAAAGTAACCGCTTTAGTCTTCATTTTAATGCACCATTTAACTTTTATGGTATTACTTATAAAGACCAACTGAGACAGGGCAAAGATAGAGATATTAATAGAACCGTTTTTGAGCCGAGTTTCTTTTTCAATTATGATTTTGCATCATTTTGGAAGATTAGAGGCTATGGGAGAGTTAATTATGGTTTTGGAACCTTTGGTTCTCTATATGAAGGGTTTATGATGACTAATCCAGATTATTTTACCAATAAAGCACCGCAGAATAACTTGATGCCAGAGAACTTATCGAAGAGTATCGGCTCTACTTTGGAGTATAGAAATCCGTTGAATAACCTATTTTTTAATGTGAGATACAACTATGGCACCAACAAGAAAAACCTCATTACCGCTGTGACCAGAAATGGAGCATCCTTCCTTTCGGAGGTTAGGGCGTATGATAACACTGCGGTTTCTCAATCCGAAAGTGCCGAGGTGGGCAAATATTTCCCGAAACTGAAATCCAACCTTTCTTTAAACTTTAAAAATAGTGATTCCGAGAGCATCTCTATGCTGAATAACGACTTGATTTATAATAAAAACAATGTGCAGAGTTTTGGCGCTAAGTTTAACAATACCTTTTTCTCTTGGCTTAGCGTAGATTATAACATCAGTATGTCTTGGAACAAAAACAAAAATGCAACCACCAATAGCGTGTACCAATCATCGAGCTGGAACCACACTTTAGCCGCATTTTTCTACCCGATGGATAACCACACCATAGGCTTCAATTGGGATGATAACACTTCTAAAACCGAGGGCAACCAGTACCGAAACAGCTTTTTTGACCTTTCATATCAGTACACTTGGTCTAAAAGAAAAATTGATTTTGAGCTGAAATGGCTGAACATCGGAAACAAAAAATATTACGAAACCGTGAGCGTGAGCAGCAGTGATAATAGCATTAGAAGAACTTTGATCAACATCCGCCCAAGCCAATTGATGCTGGGCATTAAGTTCAATTTTAAATAA
- a CDS encoding MotA/TolQ/ExbB proton channel family protein, giving the protein MNDSIQVATTAAKTQKQVFSLWEILFGGGLVSNVIMVAILLLGVLALYIFLERYFFITRAGKTDPYFLNNIKDFVYEGKIDTAIDLCKTTNTPEARMIEKGLSRIGRPISDISNAMQSQGNLEVSKLEKNLNLLASASGAAPMLGFLGTVIGMIMAFFEISNVTGAVSPKLLASGIYTAMATTAMGLFVGIPAYFFYNILVTKVDRLVLKIQTHASEFLDTINKPLNG; this is encoded by the coding sequence ATGAATGATAGCATACAAGTTGCTACCACAGCGGCTAAAACACAAAAACAAGTCTTCTCACTTTGGGAGATATTATTCGGCGGCGGTTTAGTGTCTAATGTGATTATGGTCGCCATTCTCTTGCTCGGAGTGTTGGCGCTATACATCTTTTTAGAGCGTTATTTTTTCATCACAAGAGCTGGAAAAACAGACCCTTATTTTTTGAATAACATCAAAGATTTTGTTTATGAAGGCAAGATAGACACCGCCATAGACCTCTGCAAAACCACCAATACGCCAGAAGCACGGATGATTGAAAAAGGTTTGAGTAGAATAGGGCGTCCCATCAGTGACATCAGCAATGCTATGCAGAGCCAAGGCAATTTAGAAGTTTCTAAATTAGAGAAAAACCTTAACCTCTTGGCATCAGCCTCTGGGGCGGCGCCTATGTTGGGCTTTTTAGGAACGGTTATCGGGATGATTATGGCGTTTTTTGAAATATCAAATGTCACTGGTGCAGTCAGTCCAAAACTCTTAGCCTCAGGAATTTATACTGCAATGGCAACCACAGCAATGGGACTTTTTGTAGGGATACCCGCTTATTTTTTCTATAACATCTTGGTGACCAAAGTAGACCGATTGGTGCTGAAAATACAAACCCACGCCAGCGAATTTTTAGATACCATAAACAAGCCTCTTAATGGCTAA
- the fabG gene encoding 3-oxoacyl-[acyl-carrier-protein] reductase, whose translation MKLLEGKVALITGATRGIGKGIAELFAAQGAQVAFTYAGSVDKAQALETELNKITKAKAYQSDASDYEASQQLVEEVLAEFGKIDILVNNAGITKDNLMLRMSKEDWDTIIKVNLDSVFNLTKAVIKPMMKARGGSIINMTSVVGVKGNAGQANYAASKAGVIGFTKSIALELGSRNIRCNAIAPGFIETEMTAVLDEKTVQGWAEAIPLKRGGQPKDVANACVFLGSEMSSYITGQVLNVDGGMLT comes from the coding sequence ATGAAATTATTAGAAGGAAAAGTGGCTCTCATTACAGGAGCAACACGAGGCATAGGAAAAGGCATTGCAGAATTATTTGCGGCTCAAGGGGCGCAGGTGGCGTTTACCTACGCAGGTTCTGTGGATAAAGCCCAAGCATTAGAAACAGAACTTAATAAAATCACGAAAGCGAAAGCTTATCAGAGCGATGCTTCGGACTATGAAGCCTCTCAGCAATTGGTAGAAGAGGTGCTGGCGGAATTTGGCAAGATTGATATTTTGGTTAATAACGCGGGCATCACTAAGGATAATTTAATGCTAAGAATGTCCAAAGAAGACTGGGATACCATCATCAAAGTGAATTTAGACTCAGTCTTTAACCTTACCAAAGCCGTTATAAAACCAATGATGAAGGCCCGCGGCGGTTCTATCATCAATATGACTTCGGTGGTGGGCGTTAAGGGTAATGCAGGTCAGGCTAACTACGCGGCTTCTAAGGCTGGCGTTATCGGCTTCACAAAATCGATTGCGTTAGAGTTAGGCTCACGGAATATCCGTTGTAACGCCATTGCGCCAGGTTTCATAGAAACGGAAATGACGGCAGTTTTGGATGAAAAAACCGTACAAGGCTGGGCAGAAGCCATTCCTTTAAAACGCGGCGGACAGCCCAAAGATGTGGCGAATGCTTGCGTATTTTTAGGCTCGGAGATGTCCAGCTATATCACAGGGCAGGTGCTTAATGTAGACGGCGGTATGCTCACCTAA
- a CDS encoding ferric siderophore ABC transporter substrate-binding protein: MINHISKDEKRDRLKSAIITLLVSLAVLLVIYFYRFTREHTPQQVVTTMLINFGDEKNGSGTEEPKTQESTSAPQAVEQPQTPPPAPQKIVPSKEKIITGKAKTAVPKVEKVEKKTPQQPSKTPNKTTEKTVKKPTESKKSTEKTVASQKSSSKNTQKNTGDANGQQAISNLIKGRGSKSGSQGNSNAQGNAGDPLGDKGNGDSKVGVDRKLIGFIPGTMGRGGAQPAHQCTASGSISIAYVVDQAGNVVSARRSSGISDPCVVATTVAWVKKYVKAERAATSSTGVYKIVF, encoded by the coding sequence ATGATCAACCACATTTCTAAAGATGAAAAAAGAGACCGTCTAAAAAGCGCTATTATAACGCTTTTGGTCAGTCTTGCGGTCTTGTTGGTCATTTATTTTTACCGCTTCACGCGGGAGCATACGCCTCAGCAAGTGGTGACCACCATGCTCATCAACTTTGGCGATGAAAAAAATGGCAGCGGCACAGAAGAGCCCAAAACCCAAGAAAGCACGAGTGCACCTCAGGCAGTAGAGCAACCGCAAACGCCACCGCCTGCGCCGCAGAAAATAGTGCCATCTAAGGAAAAAATCATCACGGGAAAAGCCAAAACAGCCGTTCCAAAGGTGGAAAAAGTAGAGAAGAAAACACCTCAACAGCCTTCTAAAACGCCCAATAAAACCACAGAAAAAACGGTAAAAAAGCCTACAGAATCTAAAAAATCAACAGAGAAAACGGTGGCTTCTCAAAAATCGTCATCTAAAAATACGCAGAAAAACACCGGCGATGCCAACGGTCAGCAAGCGATTAGCAATTTAATCAAAGGTAGAGGTTCAAAAAGCGGTAGCCAAGGCAATAGCAACGCCCAAGGCAACGCTGGCGATCCATTGGGAGACAAAGGTAACGGTGATAGCAAGGTTGGCGTAGATAGAAAACTAATCGGCTTTATCCCAGGCACTATGGGGCGTGGGGGCGCGCAACCTGCACATCAATGTACGGCATCGGGGAGCATCAGTATTGCTTATGTGGTCGACCAAGCGGGCAATGTGGTTTCCGCGAGGAGAAGCAGCGGCATTTCCGATCCTTGCGTGGTAGCAACAACGGTGGCGTGGGTGAAAAAATATGTGAAAGCCGAAAGAGCCGCCACCTCATCCACGGGTGTTTATAAAATCGTGTTCTAA
- a CDS encoding thymidine kinase: MFLENTINHAKQSGWMEVICGSMFSGKTEELIRRLRRAEMAGQSVEIFKPKIDTRYSEEDVVSHNRNKIRSSAVETPDEILLLGSNCDVVGIDEAQFFDNSIVTIANQLANNGVRVVIAGLDMDFMGRPFGPMPHLMATAEYVTKVHAICRRTGNLANYSMRTSAGKDLVELGEIESYEAVSRRVFVDEFLKNKSFKS, translated from the coding sequence ATGTTTTTAGAAAATACAATAAATCACGCAAAACAAAGTGGCTGGATGGAGGTCATCTGCGGCTCTATGTTCTCTGGAAAAACCGAAGAGCTCATCAGAAGGCTCCGCAGAGCCGAAATGGCTGGGCAAAGTGTAGAGATTTTTAAACCCAAAATAGACACCCGATATTCTGAGGAAGATGTGGTCTCTCACAACCGCAACAAAATCCGAAGTTCTGCCGTAGAAACCCCAGACGAAATTTTGTTATTGGGCTCTAATTGCGATGTGGTGGGCATTGACGAAGCTCAGTTTTTTGATAATAGCATTGTGACCATTGCCAATCAGTTAGCCAATAACGGCGTGCGGGTGGTCATTGCAGGCTTAGATATGGATTTTATGGGGCGCCCTTTCGGACCGATGCCCCACCTGATGGCCACCGCAGAATATGTGACCAAAGTACACGCCATTTGCCGAAGAACAGGCAACTTAGCCAACTATTCTATGCGGACTTCCGCAGGGAAAGATTTGGTAGAATTAGGCGAAATCGAAAGCTACGAAGCCGTGAGCCGCAGAGTTTTTGTTGATGAATTTCTAAAAAACAAATCATTTAAATCATAA
- a CDS encoding glycosyltransferase family 2 protein — translation MMRSTPSLSICIPVYNFNARALTNDLKTEILRLGLSERIEIILIDDASSPEMLEMNSPTDNMVRFISLKENQGRAKIRNLFLKESCSEYLLFLDADGTVPHSSFLTTYLQYLDENDEVDVVYGGRCLPQKKVDTDHWLRWNFAQKRENLSVKEREKAPYLSFQTNNFLIKKLVFEKIQFREMLTQYGYEDVVFAHDLKQAGIKIDHINNPIINSDIETNAVYIEKVEASVGNLKLLLERCPQTVEDIKLVRVSTFLKKIKMASVYRWFFSKNKHQIKQRLLRNGGPLRLLDVYKLGLLLEK, via the coding sequence ATGATGCGCTCCACCCCCAGCCTTTCTATCTGTATTCCTGTCTATAATTTCAATGCAAGAGCCTTAACTAATGATCTTAAAACCGAAATTTTAAGGTTAGGGCTTAGTGAGCGTATAGAAATCATTCTCATTGATGATGCCTCCTCCCCAGAAATGCTTGAAATGAATAGCCCCACTGATAATATGGTTCGTTTTATTTCTTTAAAGGAGAACCAAGGGCGCGCTAAAATCAGAAATTTATTTTTAAAAGAATCCTGTAGTGAATATTTGTTATTTTTAGATGCCGATGGCACGGTGCCTCATAGCTCATTTCTCACCACTTATCTCCAATATTTAGATGAAAATGATGAGGTAGATGTGGTTTATGGCGGTAGGTGCTTACCCCAAAAGAAAGTGGATACTGACCATTGGTTAAGATGGAATTTTGCCCAAAAACGCGAAAATCTTTCAGTAAAAGAGCGCGAAAAAGCCCCATATCTGTCATTCCAAACCAATAATTTTCTGATTAAAAAACTGGTTTTTGAAAAAATTCAGTTTAGGGAAATGCTCACCCAATACGGCTATGAAGATGTGGTTTTTGCCCATGATTTAAAACAGGCGGGGATAAAAATTGACCATATTAACAACCCTATCATCAATTCTGATATAGAAACCAATGCCGTTTATATAGAGAAAGTGGAAGCCTCGGTGGGTAATCTCAAACTGCTTTTGGAGCGATGTCCGCAAACGGTGGAGGATATTAAATTGGTCAGAGTCTCTACTTTTTTAAAAAAGATAAAAATGGCATCTGTATACCGTTGGTTTTTTTCAAAAAATAAGCATCAAATAAAACAAAGATTGCTCCGAAATGGCGGCCCACTGCGGCTTTTGGATGTTTATAAATTAGGACTTTTATTAGAAAAATAG
- a CDS encoding glycosyltransferase family 9 protein, whose product MQILAYRFSAFGDVAMLVPVLKEFLAQNPEVQMIMVSRKGFSDLFEGIERLKFHGVDVADYKGIVGLKKLYQELRAAYTIDKVADLHDVIRSKILNQFFRFGGIPVYKIDKGKAEKKHLTDIWNLHKHPIKPTVERYADVFRAMGFTVKLSHQYPVYQGLKQGIGFAPFAQHKGKMLPLEKAFQLAKALSKDHKVYFFGGGKKEVEQLERWASELPNTESLAGKLSLKEELERIAQLEVMISMDSANMHLASLVGTRCISIWGATHPYAGFLGYGQSKEDVVQIKDLTCRPCSVFGDKPCYRGDWACLNEIQPIMILDKL is encoded by the coding sequence ATGCAGATTTTAGCCTATCGTTTTTCAGCTTTTGGAGATGTGGCGATGCTGGTTCCTGTGCTTAAAGAATTTTTAGCACAAAACCCTGAGGTTCAGATGATAATGGTCTCTCGTAAAGGCTTTTCGGATTTATTTGAGGGCATAGAGCGGCTGAAATTTCATGGGGTAGATGTTGCAGATTATAAGGGAATTGTAGGGCTCAAAAAGCTGTATCAAGAGCTAAGGGCGGCTTATACCATAGATAAAGTGGCAGACCTCCACGATGTGATCAGGTCTAAAATCCTCAACCAATTTTTTCGGTTTGGTGGTATTCCTGTTTATAAAATTGATAAAGGTAAAGCCGAAAAAAAACACTTAACAGATATTTGGAACCTCCACAAACACCCCATTAAACCAACCGTGGAGCGCTATGCCGATGTATTTAGAGCGATGGGCTTTACGGTGAAATTGTCACATCAATACCCTGTGTATCAAGGATTAAAACAAGGGATAGGCTTTGCACCTTTTGCCCAACATAAAGGGAAAATGCTCCCTTTGGAAAAGGCTTTTCAATTGGCAAAGGCATTATCAAAAGACCATAAAGTTTATTTTTTTGGCGGCGGCAAAAAGGAAGTAGAGCAATTGGAGCGCTGGGCATCTGAACTTCCTAATACAGAAAGTTTAGCTGGAAAATTGAGTTTAAAAGAGGAATTAGAGCGCATTGCCCAGTTAGAAGTGATGATTTCTATGGATTCCGCAAATATGCATTTGGCAAGTTTGGTGGGTACGCGTTGTATTTCTATCTGGGGAGCTACGCATCCTTACGCAGGCTTTTTAGGCTATGGACAGAGCAAGGAAGATGTGGTTCAGATAAAGGATTTAACCTGCCGACCGTGCTCCGTTTTTGGCGATAAACCGTGCTATAGAGGAGATTGGGCGTGCTTAAACGAAATTCAACCAATAATGATTTTGGATAAATTATGA